Proteins found in one Candidatus Gastranaerophilales bacterium genomic segment:
- the xerC gene encoding tyrosine recombinase XerC, with translation METTQNDISELISQNTKLLEEFLLYLEVERNLSKHTLRAYTGDVEHFLFWLKNLPVQEVNTNTVRLYLAQIQHFNYSKTTISRKIAALRTFYRFLYRERLVELNPVDNIRSPKKIKKLPNFLNEDEVEQIFNCIALNSPTNARNRAILELLYATGMRISELCGLNFENLNLEENEITVFGKGAKERIVLVSNRAKTYLEVYINDFRPDYALENEIIRENTPVFINNTGYRLNQRSVNKVLQKISEELFITKKISPHIFRHSFATRLLENGADLRVVQELLGHASISNTQIYTHVSKERLKQAYMQAHPRAK, from the coding sequence ATGGAAACCACACAAAACGACATATCAGAGTTGATTTCGCAGAATACTAAATTGTTGGAAGAATTTCTCCTCTACCTTGAGGTTGAGCGCAATTTGTCAAAACATACTTTGCGGGCTTATACGGGTGATGTGGAGCATTTTTTGTTTTGGCTCAAGAACTTGCCTGTTCAAGAAGTTAATACAAATACTGTAAGGTTGTATTTGGCTCAAATTCAGCACTTTAACTATTCAAAAACCACTATATCAAGAAAAATAGCCGCATTGAGGACTTTTTACAGATTTTTGTACCGTGAACGTTTGGTTGAATTGAACCCTGTGGATAATATCCGCAGCCCGAAAAAAATTAAAAAACTCCCGAATTTTTTGAACGAGGATGAAGTTGAGCAGATTTTTAACTGCATAGCGCTAAATTCTCCGACAAATGCCAGAAATCGTGCTATACTAGAACTTCTCTATGCAACAGGCATGAGGATTTCGGAGCTTTGCGGTTTGAATTTTGAAAATCTTAATCTGGAAGAAAACGAAATTACCGTTTTCGGCAAAGGGGCAAAGGAGCGTATAGTTTTGGTTTCTAACCGTGCCAAGACTTATCTTGAAGTTTATATAAACGATTTCAGACCAGATTATGCGCTTGAAAATGAAATAATACGCGAAAATACCCCTGTTTTTATTAATAACACAGGCTACAGGCTTAATCAAAGAAGCGTGAACAAAGTTTTGCAGAAAATTAGCGAAGAACTTTTTATTACAAAGAAGATTTCCCCTCACATTTTTAGACACAGTTTTGCAACAAGGCTGCTTGAAAACGGCGCGGATTTAAGAGTTGTACAAGAACTGCTGGGTCATGCTAGTATTAGTAACACACAGATTTATACACATGTGTCAAAAGAACGGTTAAAACAAGCGTATATGCAGGCACATCCGAGAGCAAAATAA
- a CDS encoding zinc-ribbon domain containing protein, with amino-acid sequence MFENTYQDIELTCSDCGCKFIFSSEEQEFYAEKGFATPKRCAACRTNRKKQRSGGGGFAKKRYNITCSKCGCETTVPFKPREDKEVYCSDCYASMKDDSHQTAQSEY; translated from the coding sequence ATGTTCGAAAACACTTATCAAGACATTGAGTTAACATGCTCAGACTGCGGTTGCAAATTTATTTTTTCATCGGAAGAACAAGAATTTTATGCAGAGAAAGGTTTCGCTACTCCGAAAAGATGCGCAGCTTGCAGAACTAACAGAAAAAAACAAAGATCAGGAGGCGGAGGTTTCGCTAAAAAAAGATATAACATCACCTGCTCTAAATGTGGATGTGAAACAACAGTTCCATTTAAACCAAGAGAAGATAAAGAAGTTTACTGTTCAGATTGTTATGCCTCAATGAAGGATGACTCTCACCAGACAGCTCAATCTGAATATTAG
- the lpxK gene encoding tetraacyldisaccharide 4'-kinase — protein sequence MKNLIAKLHYKKELDFDEKILCFFLAFLSFFYSAAVKLRLLAYKSGILKTNKVKAFVISIGNITTGGTGKTPVCVALANYISNELGKNTALLSRGYGGKLNNTNVHVISDGKNIFHSAYMGGDEPYWLAFHAQNTSVLTCRNRVACANEALKNGAEVLILDDGFQHLKLYRDFNVLLIDGNLRFGNTKPLPLGPLREPLSEIKRADYILIMNKRAFDDTARDNCRDFAVKLSEKYAKPAQVCNFKPDGIFNLKNHEILPQGGKIYAFCAIARPEFFFSYLEKEDFEIVKRREFTDHHLYTPDDVSNIVEEAKKLGVSAIVTTEKDGVKLKAILDENTSGIDFYTLKLGLDIDVHSILKNINIL from the coding sequence ATGAAAAATTTAATTGCCAAACTTCATTATAAAAAAGAACTTGATTTTGATGAAAAAATATTGTGTTTTTTTCTTGCTTTTTTGTCTTTTTTCTATTCTGCAGCTGTAAAATTAAGGCTTTTGGCTTATAAGTCAGGTATTCTAAAAACAAATAAGGTTAAAGCTTTTGTAATTTCTATAGGTAATATTACAACCGGAGGTACAGGAAAAACCCCTGTGTGTGTTGCACTTGCTAATTATATATCCAATGAACTGGGCAAAAATACAGCGCTTTTAAGCAGAGGATACGGCGGTAAACTCAATAATACGAACGTTCATGTGATAAGCGACGGCAAAAATATTTTTCACAGCGCTTATATGGGCGGTGATGAGCCTTATTGGCTGGCTTTTCATGCCCAAAATACATCTGTTTTGACCTGCCGTAACCGTGTAGCATGCGCAAACGAAGCTTTGAAAAACGGCGCAGAGGTTTTAATACTTGACGACGGATTTCAACATTTGAAGCTTTACAGGGATTTTAATGTACTCTTGATAGACGGTAATTTGCGCTTCGGGAACACAAAGCCGCTTCCTTTGGGTCCTTTAAGAGAGCCTTTATCTGAAATTAAGCGTGCCGACTATATTTTAATTATGAATAAAAGAGCGTTTGATGATACAGCTCGTGATAATTGCCGCGATTTTGCCGTTAAATTATCTGAAAAATATGCTAAGCCGGCTCAGGTTTGCAATTTTAAGCCCGATGGTATTTTTAATCTTAAAAACCATGAGATTTTACCGCAGGGTGGTAAAATTTATGCTTTTTGTGCGATAGCAAGACCTGAATTCTTCTTTAGCTACCTTGAAAAAGAAGATTTTGAAATAGTAAAAAGACGTGAGTTTACCGATCACCATTTATATACCCCTGATGATGTTTCTAATATTGTTGAAGAGGCTAAAAAGTTGGGTGTATCCGCAATTGTTACTACGGAAAAAGACGGGGTGAAGCTCAAGGCGATTTTAGATGAAAATACTTCCGGTATTGATTTTTATACATTAAAGTTGGGCTTAGATATAGATGTACACTCTATTTTGAAGAATATTAATATCTTATAA
- a CDS encoding PQQ-binding-like beta-propeller repeat protein — MTKKILLLLFMLFTVAGCNKVSEPDVPVVQRETQLRERYNKSNLTPLGTLNYRLYTNSKITSSPAVYANTLVFVNNKGVVYMLNAHSGEVVWSKNLNVSVEDSAVEIEYSMVFVSSAEGNLYALDLSNGNILWTFKTPMPVFSSPVFAKGHILFSAGDGNVYCLNHKNGSITAKIPVNIALHASPGFHSKKMYVGGYDGIVYAFEKDSKTPLWKFKTDGAILAKPVFTNNTLFIASTDGNLYAINPENGSLQWSYKAQGLIKSTPVIQKNNIYIADAKGYIQSLKTANGVLNWSLKTNGSIFASMAFANDTLYAASGDGFVYAIKPSTGAIVWKFGVGSAINSSPIINNGYLYFGADNGKFYSIK, encoded by the coding sequence ATGACTAAAAAAATTCTTTTACTTTTATTTATGTTATTTACGGTTGCAGGCTGCAATAAGGTTTCAGAGCCTGATGTTCCTGTTGTTCAAAGAGAAACCCAGCTTCGGGAGAGATATAATAAATCAAACCTGACACCGTTAGGTACGCTTAATTACAGGCTTTATACGAATTCCAAAATAACCTCATCACCGGCTGTTTACGCAAATACCCTTGTCTTTGTAAACAACAAGGGTGTTGTTTATATGCTGAATGCTCACAGCGGAGAAGTCGTCTGGAGCAAAAACTTGAACGTGTCCGTTGAAGATTCTGCCGTTGAGATTGAATATTCTATGGTATTTGTTTCATCTGCCGAAGGAAATTTGTATGCGTTGGATTTGTCAAACGGCAACATTCTTTGGACTTTCAAAACCCCTATGCCTGTTTTTTCATCACCGGTTTTTGCAAAAGGACATATCCTGTTTAGCGCAGGGGATGGCAATGTATATTGTCTTAATCATAAAAACGGCAGTATTACGGCAAAAATTCCCGTAAATATTGCATTGCACGCCTCTCCCGGTTTTCATTCCAAAAAAATGTATGTCGGCGGCTATGACGGTATTGTTTACGCTTTTGAAAAAGATTCCAAAACACCTTTATGGAAGTTCAAAACCGATGGGGCAATATTGGCAAAGCCTGTTTTTACTAATAACACTCTTTTTATAGCTTCAACTGACGGAAATTTGTATGCTATAAATCCTGAGAACGGGAGTTTACAATGGAGTTATAAAGCACAGGGTCTTATTAAATCAACACCGGTTATTCAGAAAAATAATATTTATATCGCTGATGCAAAGGGTTATATACAGAGTTTAAAAACCGCAAATGGTGTATTAAATTGGAGCCTGAAAACTAACGGTTCGATTTTTGCATCTATGGCATTTGCTAACGATACGCTATACGCAGCAAGCGGGGATGGGTTTGTGTATGCTATTAAGCCTTCAACCGGCGCTATAGTATGGAAATTCGGTGTCGGCAGCGCTATCAATTCTTCACCCATAATTAATAACGGATACTTATATTTTGGAGCAGATAATGGAAAATTCTATTCAATCAAATAA
- the mnmE gene encoding tRNA uridine-5-carboxymethylaminomethyl(34) synthesis GTPase MnmE — translation MLTSINDTISAIATTIGTASVSIVRLSGENSIRIVSEMFSSSSGLKKLPDFQANRLYHGFIFDEKSVLDEAVVLVFKAPHSYTGEDVAEIQCHGGVSVTKAIFDLTLKHGARIAEKGEFTKRAFLNHKIDLSQAEAVLDIISAKTEKFARLSTTNLCGKFAIKIRDIRIRVLDLLTKITASIDFPEEVEELDYSYISEVIQGVVQEINSILCTAETSNILREGAKIAIAGKPNVGKSSLFNTLLSFERAIVTDIAGTTRDVIQETIDINGIACVLLDTAGIRNLDETKIENKVETIGINYSVQSIEQADLVLFLTDLSTEATQEDFDIFELVKDKNHIITGTKSDLPCLNTYFKGVHTISNVTKNGIEELTTLIENALNMQDLNNDSEFLTNSRQQESLKNCKDSLLNALKSTDDYTMQDFIAIDIKSALISLGEITGDDITQEVLNNIFENFCIGK, via the coding sequence ATGTTAACTAGTATAAATGATACAATTAGTGCAATAGCAACAACAATAGGAACCGCTTCGGTTTCTATTGTGCGTTTGTCGGGCGAAAATTCTATTCGAATAGTTTCAGAGATGTTTTCTTCTTCATCCGGGTTGAAAAAACTTCCTGATTTTCAAGCTAACAGGCTTTATCATGGATTTATTTTTGATGAAAAAAGTGTTTTGGATGAGGCGGTTGTTTTGGTATTCAAAGCGCCTCACAGCTATACCGGCGAAGATGTCGCAGAAATACAATGCCATGGCGGGGTCAGCGTAACTAAAGCTATTTTTGACCTTACATTGAAACATGGTGCAAGGATTGCAGAAAAAGGCGAATTTACGAAAAGGGCATTTTTAAACCATAAAATTGATTTAAGCCAGGCAGAAGCCGTGTTGGATATAATTTCCGCAAAGACGGAAAAATTTGCACGTCTTTCTACAACTAATCTTTGCGGTAAATTTGCAATAAAAATACGTGATATAAGAATCAGAGTTTTGGATTTGCTTACCAAAATAACAGCTTCTATTGATTTCCCCGAAGAAGTTGAAGAGTTGGATTATAGTTATATTTCAGAGGTTATACAAGGTGTTGTGCAAGAAATAAATTCTATTTTATGTACAGCTGAAACCTCTAATATTTTAAGAGAAGGGGCAAAAATAGCAATTGCAGGAAAGCCTAATGTGGGTAAATCATCTTTGTTTAATACGCTTTTGAGCTTTGAGCGGGCGATAGTTACGGATATAGCAGGCACCACCCGTGATGTTATCCAAGAAACAATAGACATTAACGGTATTGCTTGCGTTTTGCTCGATACTGCAGGAATTAGAAACCTTGATGAAACAAAAATAGAAAATAAAGTCGAAACCATTGGCATCAATTATTCCGTACAATCAATAGAACAGGCTGATTTAGTATTGTTTTTGACTGACTTAAGCACAGAAGCAACTCAGGAAGATTTTGATATTTTTGAACTGGTTAAGGATAAAAATCACATAATAACAGGTACAAAATCGGATTTACCCTGCCTGAATACTTATTTTAAAGGGGTTCATACAATATCTAATGTTACAAAAAACGGGATAGAAGAACTTACAACGCTTATAGAGAATGCCCTTAATATGCAGGATTTGAACAATGACAGCGAATTTTTGACCAATTCACGCCAGCAGGAATCGCTAAAAAATTGCAAAGACTCTTTGCTCAATGCCCTAAAAAGCACAGATGATTACACTATGCAGGATTTTATCGCTATTGATATTAAATCAGCGTTAATCAGTCTTGGGGAAATTACGGGTGATGATATAACTCAGGAAGTCTTGAACAATATTTTTGAAAATTTTTGCATAGGAAAGTAA
- a CDS encoding YidC/Oxa1 family membrane protein insertase, which yields MDFTVLTIDLLDKLAGFVGGYGWAIVALTVAIRLILWPLNDSQQRSMRKMQSLSPKMKELQTRYQKDPQVMQQKMMEFYKDNKFNPFAGCLPLLIQLPIFILLYGALMSPQFIQTAGDSSFYFIKRLDNTLKSYTGVAGDGTFSVMKHDTFSMPKKIEVTMNNGEKVEVKVDNPQKAIQIQGEIVPAKPIDFKISLDNINLKFEQLNQIKSAEVSVINNGTKEVETINFERKDSLLTASVPTTEAKTAFHYDILALVILFGLTMWFASKVMAAAAHTADADPTQQAMQKTMGTMMPIMITAMFFFFPIPAGVLLYLVVSNIIQIIQTVVINKRIDLEEAKTSQKIDPYTVNNAKKITDNKADDVN from the coding sequence GTGGATTTTACAGTACTGACAATAGATTTATTGGATAAACTCGCCGGATTTGTGGGCGGTTACGGCTGGGCTATCGTTGCGCTTACCGTTGCTATAAGGTTAATATTATGGCCGTTGAATGATTCTCAACAGCGCAGCATGAGAAAAATGCAATCTCTTTCGCCAAAAATGAAAGAGCTTCAAACCAGATACCAAAAAGACCCCCAGGTAATGCAGCAAAAAATGATGGAGTTCTACAAAGACAACAAATTCAATCCTTTTGCAGGATGTTTACCCTTGTTGATACAGCTTCCTATATTTATTTTGTTATATGGCGCACTTATGAGCCCTCAGTTTATTCAAACTGCGGGCGATAGCTCGTTTTATTTTATTAAAAGACTTGATAATACTTTAAAAAGTTATACAGGTGTTGCCGGCGACGGTACGTTCAGTGTTATGAAACATGATACTTTTTCTATGCCTAAAAAAATTGAAGTAACCATGAATAACGGCGAAAAAGTAGAAGTTAAGGTTGATAACCCTCAAAAAGCTATCCAAATTCAAGGTGAAATCGTGCCTGCGAAACCTATTGATTTCAAGATTTCGCTTGATAATATCAATCTGAAATTCGAACAGCTTAATCAAATAAAATCGGCAGAAGTAAGTGTCATTAATAACGGCACCAAAGAAGTAGAAACGATAAATTTTGAAAGAAAAGACAGTCTTCTTACGGCAAGTGTTCCGACAACTGAGGCGAAAACAGCTTTTCATTATGATATTTTGGCCCTTGTAATACTGTTTGGACTTACAATGTGGTTTGCCTCAAAAGTAATGGCAGCGGCAGCGCACACAGCGGATGCAGACCCTACCCAGCAAGCTATGCAAAAAACCATGGGAACTATGATGCCTATAATGATTACGGCAATGTTTTTCTTCTTCCCTATACCGGCAGGGGTGTTGTTGTATTTGGTAGTGAGCAATATCATTCAAATTATTCAAACCGTTGTTATAAATAAACGGATTGATTTGGAAGAAGCCAAAACATCACAAAAAATTGACCCTTATACGGTTAATAACGCTAAAAAAATAACAGATAATAAAGCTGACGATGTTAACTAG
- a CDS encoding S1 RNA-binding domain-containing protein, which translates to MGNEIQDKTGSFEELLSRYDYKFSKGDLVKGIVVSVDNSGVLVDIGAKAVAYVHPKEVFIEEGKTYKESITPNEEYEFLIIKDEDEDGQLTLSHKRVAQAYSWKKIEDIAAADESVMAEVKAVVKGGLLVDVLGLKGFVPSSHLRLKKFEDCVGEKLELKILSIDSQANNLILSQRKLYNDNQSDKRKNTFENVEVGSVIEGEIVRLADFGAFVDIGGIDGLLPLSQMSWCWVDHPSDIIKVGDVIKVEVIGIDHDKQRVSLSLKNLQEDPWNKAKEEIKEGCKIAGKITRIKAFGAFVEVMPGVEALLPYKDLLEYQQQNNVALDAGSSIDTYVIKFNPSDRRISLGIKVVEAQPE; encoded by the coding sequence ATGGGTAATGAAATACAGGATAAGACTGGTAGTTTCGAGGAACTTTTATCGCGCTACGATTACAAATTTTCTAAAGGCGACCTTGTTAAAGGAATTGTAGTAAGTGTTGATAATTCCGGAGTGTTAGTTGATATTGGTGCCAAAGCCGTCGCCTATGTGCATCCTAAAGAAGTATTTATAGAAGAAGGAAAGACTTACAAAGAATCTATCACCCCTAATGAAGAGTACGAGTTTTTAATAATTAAAGACGAAGATGAGGACGGACAATTAACACTTTCACATAAAAGGGTGGCACAGGCTTACAGCTGGAAAAAAATTGAAGATATAGCAGCAGCGGATGAAAGTGTTATGGCAGAAGTGAAAGCTGTTGTTAAAGGCGGGCTTTTGGTCGATGTTCTTGGGTTAAAAGGGTTTGTACCTTCCAGTCATCTGCGTTTAAAGAAATTTGAAGATTGTGTCGGGGAAAAACTTGAGCTGAAAATCCTGTCTATTGATTCTCAGGCAAATAATTTAATCTTGTCCCAACGTAAGTTATACAATGACAACCAGAGTGATAAGAGAAAAAATACTTTTGAAAATGTCGAAGTCGGCAGTGTTATAGAAGGCGAAATTGTAAGATTGGCTGATTTTGGCGCTTTTGTTGATATTGGCGGTATAGACGGGTTACTTCCCTTATCGCAAATGTCATGGTGCTGGGTTGACCATCCTTCCGACATCATAAAAGTCGGTGATGTTATCAAGGTAGAGGTTATAGGTATTGACCATGACAAGCAAAGAGTCAGTCTGAGTCTGAAAAATCTTCAGGAAGACCCTTGGAATAAGGCTAAAGAAGAAATAAAAGAAGGCTGTAAAATCGCCGGTAAAATTACCAGAATAAAAGCTTTTGGCGCATTTGTAGAGGTGATGCCCGGAGTAGAAGCGCTTCTTCCCTATAAAGATTTACTTGAATATCAACAGCAAAATAATGTTGCACTGGATGCCGGCAGTTCAATTGATACCTATGTAATTAAATTCAATCCGTCAGACAGAAGAATAAGCTTGGGTATTAAGGTTGTTGAAGCTCAGCCGGAGTAA
- the murC gene encoding UDP-N-acetylmuramate--L-alanine ligase, whose protein sequence is MADNKEFISERTKNGQEYFHFIGIGGIGMSALALCLINRGFKISGSDIQSNPNIENLQRLGAQISIGHNAANLKEAKLVIASTAIKQDNPEIISAKENNIPIIHRSQLLEALMSGLGQEQKPVSIGVSGTHGKTTTSGMAGMIFEYAKLDPSIVVGGMIPALNTNSKFGSGRHIISELDESDGTIAIYKPTYTIITNLEKDHVDHYEDGLQQVLETFEGFISRLDENSKIIVNIDDSGVLKLLDAVKFENIITYSANESSKADFIAKNIVTNGFQTTFDACKNGEILGKVTLSIPGLHNVSNSLSAIAVALDCGIDFQTITESLKTFTGMKRRFQLIYDTNSIKVVDDYAHHPTEVLATLKSADELKSKGLVNRVIVIFQPHRYSRLHGLWEDFKTCFQFTDKVFITEVYPAGESPIEGFNAKDFCEETGFTYAQGSFDEVLEQVYPYIKEGDIVLGLGAGSITKLTAKIVDRLKNERY, encoded by the coding sequence TTGGCAGACAATAAGGAATTCATATCAGAGAGAACAAAAAACGGTCAGGAATACTTTCACTTCATAGGTATAGGCGGCATAGGGATGAGTGCTTTGGCGCTTTGTCTTATAAACAGAGGGTTTAAAATCTCAGGTTCGGATATTCAATCAAACCCCAATATAGAAAATCTGCAGCGTCTTGGCGCTCAAATATCCATAGGGCATAATGCAGCAAACCTGAAAGAAGCAAAACTTGTAATAGCAAGCACTGCAATCAAACAGGACAACCCCGAAATTATAAGTGCAAAAGAAAACAATATTCCGATTATACACCGTTCCCAACTTCTAGAGGCGCTGATGTCAGGGTTAGGGCAAGAACAAAAACCCGTATCAATAGGAGTATCGGGAACCCATGGCAAAACCACAACATCAGGTATGGCGGGCATGATTTTTGAATATGCAAAGCTTGACCCTTCCATAGTAGTAGGCGGAATGATTCCGGCTCTAAACACAAATTCAAAATTCGGCAGCGGCAGGCACATAATTTCTGAACTTGATGAAAGCGACGGAACAATAGCTATATACAAGCCGACTTATACAATAATTACAAACCTTGAAAAAGACCACGTTGACCACTACGAAGACGGGTTGCAACAGGTGCTTGAAACTTTTGAAGGGTTTATTTCACGGCTTGATGAGAACTCAAAAATCATAGTAAATATTGATGACAGCGGGGTTTTGAAACTTCTTGACGCTGTAAAATTTGAAAACATAATAACCTACAGCGCCAACGAAAGTTCCAAAGCTGATTTCATCGCCAAAAATATAGTTACCAACGGGTTTCAAACCACCTTTGATGCCTGCAAAAACGGTGAGATTTTAGGCAAAGTTACCCTCAGCATTCCGGGGCTTCACAATGTATCAAATTCACTGTCAGCTATAGCTGTTGCGCTTGATTGCGGGATTGATTTTCAAACAATTACAGAGTCGTTAAAAACCTTTACGGGAATGAAAAGACGCTTCCAATTGATTTACGATACAAATTCAATCAAGGTTGTAGATGATTATGCCCATCATCCGACCGAAGTCCTTGCTACTTTAAAAAGCGCTGACGAATTGAAATCCAAAGGACTTGTTAATCGTGTTATAGTAATATTTCAGCCGCACAGATACAGCAGGCTGCATGGTTTGTGGGAAGATTTCAAAACCTGTTTTCAATTCACCGACAAAGTTTTTATTACGGAAGTTTACCCCGCAGGAGAAAGTCCCATTGAAGGATTTAATGCAAAAGATTTTTGCGAAGAAACAGGGTTTACTTACGCGCAAGGCAGCTTCGACGAAGTTCTTGAGCAGGTTTACCCTTACATCAAAGAAGGTGATATAGTGTTAGGACTTGGAGCAGGCTCTATCACAAAGTTAACGGCAAAAATAGTTGACAGGTTGAAAAATGAACGATACTAA
- a CDS encoding bifunctional nuclease family protein, which translates to MIEMKVMGIALDTRTGSPIVVLNDLENRRALPIWIGSSEASSIIRKIENIEVMRPMTHDLVCTIIEETGYTLDRVEIHDVSEDTYFANLLLINDEGQELIIDSRPSDAIALALRAECPIFVTANVVADGTISTNRSKDDKEKEDFHNFIQNLKPSDFKKLIDDANESDQ; encoded by the coding sequence ATGATTGAAATGAAAGTCATGGGGATAGCTTTAGATACAAGAACAGGCTCTCCTATAGTTGTGTTAAATGATTTGGAAAACAGACGAGCTCTTCCTATTTGGATTGGCTCATCAGAAGCCAGTTCAATTATACGTAAAATCGAAAATATAGAAGTAATGCGTCCTATGACACATGATTTAGTCTGTACAATTATTGAGGAAACAGGTTATACCCTTGACAGGGTTGAAATTCATGATGTCAGCGAAGATACTTATTTTGCTAATTTATTGCTTATAAACGACGAAGGACAGGAGCTTATTATAGATTCAAGACCGTCTGATGCTATAGCGTTGGCGCTAAGAGCAGAGTGTCCTATCTTTGTAACCGCGAATGTTGTGGCTGACGGTACTATAAGTACAAACCGCAGTAAAGATGACAAAGAAAAAGAAGACTTCCATAATTTTATTCAAAACTTGAAGCCTTCTGATTTCAAAAAACTTATTGATGATGCAAACGAATCTGATCAATAG
- a CDS encoding DUF1858 domain-containing protein encodes MSEITKDMSIIDVVQNHPETLEVFARMGLGCIGCAAARFENLEAGAKVHGLDPDELVAELNAVIKEA; translated from the coding sequence ATGAGTGAAATTACTAAAGATATGAGTATAATAGACGTTGTACAAAATCACCCCGAAACTCTCGAAGTTTTTGCAAGAATGGGTTTGGGCTGTATCGGCTGTGCTGCTGCAAGGTTTGAAAATCTTGAAGCAGGCGCAAAAGTTCATGGATTAGACCCTGACGAGCTTGTAGCTGAATTAAACGCTGTTATAAAAGAAGCCTAA
- the kdsB gene encoding 3-deoxy-manno-octulosonate cytidylyltransferase — translation MENSIQSNKITIIIPARYASTRLEGKPLLKVQDKPIIRWVYERAVLSKLASDVIVATDDKRIFDCVEAFGGKAAMTREDHKSGSDRLVEVLEQYPDITIAVNVQGDEPLITPESIDMAIDVLISDKDADISTLIRKIEADEMQNPNVVKVVKDRQDYAMYFSRSPVPYERAANQAVSFAHIGLYVYRRESLMKMASLEQSMLEKAESLEQLRALENGMKIKTAIVDYKPLGIDTKEDFEEFRKLVEG, via the coding sequence ATGGAAAATTCTATTCAATCAAATAAAATAACAATAATAATACCCGCACGTTATGCCTCTACAAGGCTGGAGGGGAAACCGCTGCTTAAGGTTCAGGATAAACCGATTATCCGGTGGGTTTATGAAAGAGCTGTTTTGTCAAAATTAGCGTCTGACGTCATTGTTGCCACTGATGATAAGAGGATTTTTGATTGCGTGGAGGCTTTTGGCGGCAAAGCCGCAATGACACGAGAAGACCATAAGTCAGGCAGCGACAGGCTTGTAGAAGTATTGGAACAATACCCTGATATTACAATTGCAGTTAATGTTCAGGGGGATGAACCCCTCATTACACCTGAAAGTATTGATATGGCTATAGATGTTCTTATTTCCGATAAAGATGCCGATATTTCTACCTTGATTAGAAAAATCGAAGCCGATGAAATGCAAAATCCTAACGTTGTCAAGGTGGTGAAAGACAGACAAGATTATGCAATGTATTTTTCAAGAAGCCCCGTTCCTTATGAAAGGGCGGCAAATCAGGCTGTTTCATTTGCTCATATAGGATTGTATGTCTATAGAAGAGAAAGTTTAATGAAAATGGCGTCTTTGGAACAATCAATGCTTGAAAAGGCAGAGAGCCTGGAGCAGCTTCGTGCTTTAGAGAACGGTATGAAGATTAAAACAGCAATTGTTGATTATAAGCCTTTAGGCATTGATACAAAAGAGGATTTTGAAGAGTTCAGGAAACTGGTTGAAGGTTAG
- the rpsU gene encoding 30S ribosomal protein S21 produces the protein MSEVKVGENESIESALKRFKKKIQKAGILSEIKRRERYEKPSVKRKRKQEAARKRSRKMS, from the coding sequence ATGTCAGAAGTTAAAGTCGGCGAAAACGAAAGTATAGAAAGCGCTTTAAAAAGATTTAAGAAAAAAATCCAAAAAGCAGGTATCTTATCTGAAATTAAAAGAAGAGAAAGATATGAAAAACCAAGCGTAAAACGCAAACGCAAGCAAGAAGCTGCAAGGAAAAGAAGCAGAAAAATGTCTTAA